In the genome of Ureibacillus sp. FSL W7-1570, the window CAAGTATATTTTGGATAAAACAAAAGAGCGAATCGTAGTTCATTCGCTCTTTTTTACATCTTTTTAAGTATTGCGCGGCTTTCTTACTTCAGCAGGAGGATTGTTGTGGATTGCCTGATTGAACTCTTTGGAATATTCTTCTATCTGAACTTTTTTATTCTTCTCCTTTTTCTCCTTCCTGAAGGTTGTCTTATTCTTCTTTGCCATCTGAATCACCTCCGAAATTTCTTGACTTTAATGTGCGACAATTTGAACAATCTATTCTTTAGTGCATATATAAATTTTCTGCATACGAATACTAAAGAGGTGACAAGGTGCTGATACTTTCGTAGCCATAGAGCGGGGAAGACAAATGGAAAGATTCCCGTTGCATTGAAGAGAAATAAAAATGAATCAATGCATAAAAAAAGAGCGCGTTTCTTTAAATAGAAACGCGCTGATTCCCTTCAGCCATTCGTTTATGCCGCCAATTTTCTATATGAAAAGGGGTGTCTCCTTTGTGAGAAATTCAGGGGCACTCCTTTATAAGACATCCTTCATAAGAACGTCCATTCGATAGAGTCGTTTCTTTCGTGCGAAACGGATCTCTTCGTTTATACCCCTTTGTTTCGTGAAAAAATGATTACATATCCGCTTCCATTTCAAATCTGGAGTAAACAAAATCATACGTAGCTTCCAGCATGCGATCCGAAATATTTACAAACTGGATTGGCTCCAGACCAAAGTAAGTCACTAGAAATTGAATGATATTTTTACGTTCCGTATTGCTTAGCATGGCCTTCCCCTCCTTTGTGATGTATAACAATTATATTCAATTAAAAACTGATATACAACAGATAAAAGTCTAAATTTTCTTAAAAAATTGTGAACGGTTTATTTTTTCAATTATGAAGAATAATGAAAAAGAATGTATCGAAGGGCAATCCGCTTCATTCCTTGGAAAATGTGGGGTGAAAGGTGATGAGTTTTTTTCGGGGCGATGCTCACAAAATATATATGCAGCTCAGGAAAAATCGTGATTCGATTCGCGACTCCAAATATTTGAAGGAGCTTTATGAAGTCCGGAAGTTTTATGAGTCGCTGGATCGTGACGTGCTGCAATTGATTTATTACCGCTTGATCAAGGAGAAGAATGGTTCAGGGATGATTCCTATTTTTGTATCATCCATCCCATTTTTATTTTTGATTTTCTCCCAGCATCTCCAAAAAATTTTGTTCCAAGAAGGAACAAGAAATTGGATGATTTTTATTGTTTGTTATATTACAGGCATTACAGCAGCTTTGTTTTTTCATTTCAGGGAAAACGCTTGGGCTTCCTCCCATATTGAGATGATCAAAGATATTTTGGAGGAAAGGAAAAAATAAGTGTTCTTTCACAAGCAATATGTAAAAAATGCATTAAAAACTGTCCAATGGGGGAATAAAAATAATAGCTTTTCCATAATAGGGAAACACTGTTTTATCAAAGAGACAAGGAGGAAATCAAAATGACAGAAACGACATTAAACATTGGCATCATCTTGGGAAGCACACGGGAAGGCCGCGTAAGTCCACAAGTGGGAAATTGGATCAAAGAAATTGCGGATAATCGGAAGAATGCAAAATTTGAAATCGTGGATATTGATGATTACGACTTGCCATTTTTAGGAAAAGCGGAGCCATCAGACCCCCGGATTGTGAAATGGAATGAAAAATTGGCAAGTTTGGACGGGTTTATTTTCATTGTGGCGGAATACAACCATAGTATTACGGGAGCTTTGAAAAATGCCCTCGACTTGGCCCGGGAAGTTTGGAATAACAAAGCGGCCGGCATTGTCAGCTACGGTTCGGTAGGAGGGGCAAGGGCAGCGGAACATTTGCGGGGAATTTTGGGCGAACTGGCGGTGGCCGATGTGCGTACGCATCCTGCATTTTCGCTTTTTACGGATTTTGAAAATATGACAAAATTCAAACCTGCCGACCACCATAAAGAAGTGGTGGATGATATGCTGGATCAGTTGCTTAAATGGACTGCGGCTTTAAAGACGATAAGAAACAATTATTAATATGAAAAATCTGCTCTTCCATCCAATGAGGAGCAGATTTTTTATTGAAAAGAAGGAGTGGGTACCATTAAATACAATCCTTTTCGAAAGAAGTAGTGGTTGAAAGCAAACCGGATAATTACTTGATCTTCAAATGAATATGAACAACGTAAACTTGCTGGAGGCTTTTTTCCAGCAAGTTTTTATGTTAGTATCTAAAATAGTTTTACGGGGTATGTAAATATTTACCTAATTATTGGTTGGAAAAATATTAGATAGTTGATAAACGTAGAGAAAGTTTTATATGATAGCAATAAATAAAAATTTTTAGAAAAACCGCGACAATAAGATTAGGGTGGTGGATTCATTGAAATTAGACAATTGGATAAATGAAGGGGTTCCGAACATCGCCAATTCATTGCTTGATGTTCATAAAAGTTATTTTCCAATTGAACAGTCCATTGGATTTGAAGGACAAGAAAAGATTATCAAAATTTTGAAGAATTTCCGCAAAGTGCTATATCCTTGCTTTTGCGACATATATAAAGATGAACTCCGGTTGGAAACAAATATAGGAAACATTTTAAGATCAACAGCACTCGATTTAAAAGACATTATTTCGAAAGTGCTGGAAAACAGCGGTGAAAGTAAACCTGAAGAAAAAGCGGAAGAAATCGTCATTGACTTAGTCAATAAATTGCCGCAAATCCGTGAAATCCTACAAACAGATATACAGGCGGCATACAATGGCGATCCTGCAGCCTTATCATTGGAAGAAATTTTATTCAGCTATCCTTCCATCACAGCCATTACAATACATAGGATAGCTCATGAACTTTACGAGGCCGGGGTTCCGATTATCCCAAGAATCATGTCTGAGCATGCCCATAGCTTGACTGGCATCGATATTCACCCTGGAGCCAAAATCGGGGAGTATTTCTTCATTGACCATGGAACTGGAGTAGTCATTGGGGAAACAAGCACCATCGGGAAAAACGTAAAAATTTATCAAGGTGTGACAATTGGTGCGAAAAGCTTCCCATTGGATGAACATGGAAATCCGATTAAAGGAATCAAACGCCATCCTGATATTGGGGACAATGTCATCATTTATGCGGGGGCAACGATTCTTGGCGGAGATACGAAAATCGGCCACGACTCCATCATTGGAGGAAACATTTGGCTCACCCAATCCGTTCCGCCGTATTCAAGAATCTATAATTCCCAACCGCTGCCAAACATTAAGCAGAAAAAAGAATAGAAATACTCGTCCCTTAAGCATAAGAGTGCTTGCTTAGGGGATTTATTATTTAAATAGGAGGAATGAACATGCCATTGAAAAAAATCACGCCTGAACAATTAATGCAAAAAATGCAACGAAAAGAGCAACTTGTGGTATTAGATGTCCGGGATCAGGAGAAATATAACAATTTCCATATTGAAGGGGATAATATTCAATCGATTAATATCCATAAAAAAGAGATTTTTGGACTGGAAGAAAACAAAGAAAAAGAACTTCCCGCGTTGCCGCGAGGGAGTGAAATCATCGTCACTTGCACAACCGGCAACTCAGCAACGAAATGTGCAACCATTCTAGCTGAGCAGGATTATGATGTCGCAGTTTTAGAAGGGGGACTCACGGCTTGGAAAGAGTATTTAAAAATGGGGAATCAGAAAGAGAAATAATCGCCAAGCGCAAAAACCAAGTAATATAGAACACGGATAATCGCCAAACACGAAAAATACTGATATAGCAATAAAAAAGAGCGAAATCGAAAATTTTCGCTCTTTTTCTTTGTGCGCCCGGCATGTACATGAACTATAGGGTGTAAGTCCCGAACCCCGAAGACAGAAGTAGAGGTTAGCTCAACGAAGGGTGTCCGTGGTGACGCGGAATCTGAAGGAAGCTGGAGGCAAAACACCGGTCCGAGGAACACGAACCTCATATAAGGCTAGGTATGATTGAGTGAGTTTGCAAAACAAAACAAAGCTCTTTCTGTCGAAGGTCATATCGAGTAGATGAGGCGGATAGATGGTGTGAAAGTGCATGTACTTACCCGGGGAGGTCTGGCGGATAGGTGAAGTACGCTTCATAACCTACTTAGTGATAAGTAGCTGAACCGTCAGAAGTCAGCAGAGGTCATAGTATTAGTTGGTCTAGAACAACTAAGAAGGACCGAACAATTAAGAGAGAATAGCCCTTGGCATTCAGTGAGTCATGATGAAAACAGAAAACGTAGTACCTCACTTGAGGAAGGAAGCGGTGAATCCCGTGGGGGACCTCTTGGAGGGTGGAGTGACCACTGGCATAAAGAGAACAGCTATTCACGGAAGGAGAATAACGATGCTTTTGAATCAAATCCTGTCACGGGAGAACATGCTTCAAGCACTAAAACGTGTAGAACAGAATAAAGGAAGCCACGGAGTAGATATGATGCCCGTACAAAACCTACGACAGCACATAGTCGAAAACTGGCTATCTATTAAGGAGGCAATTCTCAAGGGAACTTATGAACCAATGCCAGTCCGCAGAGTCGAAATCCCGAAACCTGACGGCGGTGTTCGTTTACTAGGAATCCCTACCGTAACAGACCGTTTGATTCAACAAGCAATCGCCCAAGTACTTTCAAAAGTGTATGACCCTACATTCTCTGAAAACAGCTACGGATTTAGACCAAACCGAAGTGCCCATGATGCGGTGAGGAAAGCGAAAGAATATATAAGAGATGGACATCGATGGGTTGTAGATATGGACTTGGAGAAATTCTTTGATAAGGTCAACCATGACAGATTAATGGGTACACTCGCGAAGAGAATCCAAGATAAACCATTACTGAAATTGATTCGTAAGTATTTACAATCGGGAGTCATGATTAATGGTGTGGTGTCAAGCACATTAGAAGGAACTCCACAAGGAGGACCATTAAGTCCGCTACTATCTAACATTGTACTAGATGAACTAGATAAAGAATTGGAAAGAAGAGGACACAAATTCGTTCGATATGCGGATGACTGTAACATTTACGTGAAAAGTAAACGAGCAGGACTTCGCACAATGGCAAGCATTCAACGATTCATTGAAGGAAAACTACGACTGAAAGTAAATGAAAAGAAATCAGCGGTCGACCGTCCATGGAAACGTAAGTTTCTAGGATTTAGCTTTACCTATCATAAAGAGCCAAAGGTTCGTATCGCAAAAGAAAGCCTTAAACGAATGAAGAATAAAGTTCGTGAAATCACATCACGCAAGATGCCCTACCCGATGGAATACCGCATTCAGAAACTGAATCAATATCTAGTGGGATGGTGTGGATATTTTGCGTTAGCAGACACCAAATCTATATTCCTTGAATTAGATAAATGGATTCGTAGAAGACTTCGAATGTGTCTATGGAAGAACTGGAAGAAACCGAAAACAAAGACACGCAACCTTATTCAGCTTGGCGTACCACAATGGCAAGCGTATGAATGGGGAAATACTCGGAAGAGTTATTGGCGTATTTCAAATAGTCCAATATTACACAGAACCCTTGGTAACTCCTATTGGAGAAACCAAGGGTTGGAAAGTCTTGAAGCTCGTTATGAAAACTTGCGTCAATGATCTTAATTGAACCGCCGTATACGGAACCGTACGTACGGTGGTGTGAGAGGACGGGAGTTAATCGCTCCCTCCTACTCGATTTAATTTCCCAATGCTTGCAAAGGGGCCGGAATGCGTCCGCCACGGCGAATGATTTTGTCGGAGCTGAACGGATTGACCCCGATGACAGGTGCTCTTCCCAAAAGGCCTCCGAATTCCACCATGTCGCCTTCTTTCGCTCCAGGCACAGGGATGACACGGACAGCAGTCGTTTTTTTATTGATCATTCCGATGGCCGCTTCATCGGCAATCATTGCGGAAATGGTGCTGGCAGGTGCGTCGCCCGTGATGGCAATCATGTCAAGACCGACGGAACATACACATGTCATTGCTTCTAACTTGGATAGCGATAATGCGCCTTCTTCAATTCCACGGATCATGCCGTTATCTTCGCTGACTGGGATGAAGGCGCCGCTTAAACCGCCCACATAGGATGAAGCCATGGCACCACCTTTTTTCACCGCATCATTCATTAAGGCAAGGGCGGCAATGGTGCCGTGGGTTCCAACGCGCTCAAGGCCAATTTCTTCAAGAATTTCAGCCACACTATCGTTCATCGCATTCGTTGGTGCAAGGGACAAATCCATTATGCCGAACGGAACGCCTAAACGTTTTGCCACTTCTCGTCCGATCAACTCTCCGGCACGGGTAATTTTAAAGGCGGTTTTCTTGATGATTTCGGCCACTTCTCCCAAATCCGCATCCGGATAACGTTTCAATGCATTGAGTACTACCCCCGGACCGGAAACGCCGACATTGAGTACGACTTCTCCTTCGCCGGATCCGAGGAAAGCGCCGGCCATAAACGGATTATCTTCCACGGGGTTGCAGAACACCACCAGTTTTGCGCAGCCAAGGCCGGACTGTTCTTTTGTCAGTTCAGCCGTTTCTTTGATGATTTCGCCCATTTGACGTACAGCATCCATGTTGATGCCGGCTTTGGTTGTGCCGACAGAAACGGAAGCGCAAACCCGCTCAGTGGATGCCAAGGCTTCTGGAAGAGCATCAAATAACACTTGATCTCCCTTCGCAATCCCTTTGTGCACAAGGGCGGAATAACCGCCGATAAAATCGATGCCAAGGGTAACGGCGGCGCGGTCCAATGTTTTTGCAAGTTCCACAGCCTGTTCTTTTGTCGCATTGCCTAGAAGATCGGCGATTGGCGTCACGGCAATCCGTTTATTGATGATCGGGATGCCGTATTCTTTTGCCACTTTTTCAGCGGTAGGTTTTAAATCCTTTGCGTAATGGGTGATTTTATCATAGATTTTTTGTTTCATTTTATCGAAATCGGAATCCGCGCAATCCCGTAAATTGATTCCCATTGTCACTGTACGGATGTCCAAATTTTCTGTCCGGACCATCCGGATGGTTTCCAACATTTCATGAATTTCAAAGTTCATGTTTGCACGTCCTTTCACACGCGATGCATTGCCCTGAAAATTTCTTCAAGTTGTACAGTAATGACAACACCGATTGATTTTCCAAGTTCATTGAGTTCCTGCTGCAAGGATTCAAGATCTTTTAAATTTGTCACGTCAATGACCATCATCATGGTGAAGAAATCTTGTAAAATCGTTTGGCTGATATCTAAAATGTTGATGTTTCGATCTGCAAGTACAGTTGTCACTTTTGCGATAATTCCAACCTGGTCTTTTCCGATAACGCTGACAATTGCTTTTCTCATATGTTTCACCTCTATTGATGTAATAAAAAAGAGATTGGTTTCCCAATCTCAAAAGCATAAGAACAATAACGGTATTATCATTCTTCTGTCCTTTTGCCTGAGATTGTGAATCCTTCGGCGCCACAGATGTGGTCTCTCCAGAAGCTGCTCCTGACTGTAGTGTTACCCACAGCATTCATCGCTACACCTATTTAATTCCAATACTAGACGATACTAACACCTTTGTCGAAAATGGTCAACTAAGATACACTGAAATTTTTAAAAATTTTGACCGTAAGGAGGGGGGATGAATGTTTTTTTCCGCTCAAACCGGGAATAAATTTACTAAAGTATGAGTCAGAAAAATGGGTTTGAATCCATTGACAAAAAAATTAATGCATGATATATTTATTTCGAATTCAAAATAATAAACTTCAAGATAAATATTCATAAATATCTCGGATTCAGAATAAAGTAAATCAGGAGGAATGAAAAATGGCGAAATGGGTTATTGACAAAGCTCACTCAGAAATTGGTTTTGAAGTGAAACATATGATGGTATCAAAAGTGAGAGGGCATTTTGATTCTTATGATGCGGAAATTGAAGCGGACGATTTGACAGATCTTACAAATGCAAAGATTTCATTCGCTTTTGATGTGGCAAGCATCAATACAAAATTGGAAGATCGGGATAATCATTTGAAATCTGCAGACTTCTTTGATGCGGAAAAATATCCTAAAATCACATTCCAATCAACGGAAATCAAGAAAACAGGCGATAGCGAATATGAAGTGACAGGAAACTTGACGATTAAAGATGTCACAAAACCGGTAACATTTGAAGTGGAATTCAACGGTAAAGGAAAAAACCCTTGGGGCGTTGAAGTGTACGGCTTTGAGGCGGAAACAAAAATCAATCGTGAAGATTTCGGACTTACTTGGAACGCAGTGCTTGAAACAGGTGGCGTGCTGGTAGGAAAAGACGTGAAGATCAAAGCCGAATTGGAAGTGAACCCTGCAAACTGAAGTATTATCAATGGCCGATTCCTATTGGAGTCGGCTTTTTTATATGTAGAACCGCTGTAAGGAGGTGCCGGTTCAAATCAAGCCGAACCTTTGTGCAAAGAAAAAAGAGTGGGTGAGAAAACCATCATTTTCTTCATCCACTCTTTTCTTCGTTATTTATTCAATATGCTATGCTTTCTTCCATACACAAAATAGACGAATAAACCGATCAACATCCAAATGAAGCAGGTGAACATTGTGAAGGAAGATAATTGGGTAATCATGAATACGCAAAGGATAAATGACAGAATCGGCACAATTGGATATAAAGGCACTTTAAATCCGTCTTTCAATCCTGGAATTTTCATTTTTCTAACATAGATGACGCCGATGGAAACAGCGGCAAAAGCGACTAAAGTTCCGATATTTACAAGCTCCGCCAATTTATCGATTGGTATGAAACCGGCGAAAATAGATACAAACAGCGCATAAATCCATGTGTTTTTCAATGGAATTTTAAGTCGTGGGTGGATTTCTGACAGCACTTTTGGAAGCATTCCGTCCCGGGCGAAGGAGTACACTAAACGGGTCCCTCCATACATCATCACGAAAATGACCGTCATCATGCTGATTACCGCACCGAGGGAAATGATTCCAAACACCCAATCCAGATTTGCCAATTCCATCGCGTAGGCAACAGGGTTTCCGACATTCAATTCCGTATATGGGACCATTCCCGTTAAAACGAGGGAAACAGCCACATACAAAATTGTACAAATCACAAGGGTTCCGATAATTCCAATCGGCATATTCCGCTGTGGATTTTTGACTTCTTCCGCAGCAGAGGACACGCTGTCAAACCCCAAATACGCAAAAATCACCAATGCCGCACCCGTCAAAATCCCCTTAAAGCCAAACGGAGCGAATGGTTGCCAGTTTTCAGGCTTCACATAAAACACTCCGACGAAAATAAACAGCAAAATGATCCCCAGTTTAATGAACACCATGATTTTATTCAAGCGGTTGGATTCTCTGATCCCCAAAGATAAAATGGCGGCCAAAAGGACGATGATGAAAATCGCCGGCAAATTGATAAAGGTGCCTTCGGATGGATTTAATGGTCCGGACAGAGCTTTAGGTACATGAATTCCAAACCCTTCAATGAGGGATTGGAAGTATGCGGACCAACCGGTTGCCACTGCCGCAACAGCCAGCCCGTATTCCAATAGCAGGCTCCATCCGATAATCCAGGCAATGAGCTCGCCGAAAATGACGTATGAATATGTATATGCGCTGCCGGCAACCGGAATTGCTGAAGACAATTCGGAATAACAAAGGGCGGAAAAAGCGCATACAATCGCCGCGAAAATAAACGAAAAAACAATGGCGGGGCCTGCATGTTCAGCGGCCACCGTACCAGGCAAAATGAAAATTCCTGTGCCGACAACTGCTCCAACCCCAAGAGCGATTAAATCAGAAGCATTCATCGATTTATTAAAATGTGCCGTGCCTTGTTTATTCAACAACTGATCCAATGGTAATTTCCGAAATAATTGATTTTTCATAAACCATCCATTCCTATATTGATATAATAATATTTTGATATTTCTAAAAACGCAAAAGCGGTATAAGTATAACACTTTTTCGCGTTGAAGTGTTGAAGAATCAAAAAGTAATAATTTTTAATTTATTAATAAATTTCTGATAATTATTCAATTCCATTATTATACAAAAATAATGATTTTTTGCCGGGTTTTACATCAAAACATCTTCCGTAATTAAGTTGTCCAACTTTTTGTGGCTTAAACATAACAGCGGGACATGTTTTGAAAGAAGTTCTCATAAGATAAGGGAAATGTTATAGAAGAATAAGAGCTGAAAAAAAGGGGATGGGCAGCAATGAATTTGATGATATGGATCGGCTTATTTCTATTGTTGTTCGGGGTTTTAATGGCCAAATGGACATCTTTTTCCTTGGTGATTTCCATCGTCGGTTGCACGGTCATTTTTGGAGGAATCATTCTGCAAGAAAAGCCAAAAATAAAAAAGCCATTAGACGACAATGGCTTTTATTGCAAACGATAAATGACAAAACGTTCGCTCCACACTTTTTCGTGAAGTGACGGGATTGGAATCTCCTTCAACTTCTCAAAAGGGGTATAGCGGTTCAAATAATCCAGGTAGTCAAGGGATGGATAATATAAAATCACATCCACCGTATGTTTCTTTTCTTCCGTCGAGCGCATGATATGATGCAGCACTTTCATGAAAATCGGCAAGGAGAAGGGATTAAAGAAATAAAATTTATTTTCTGCCGGTTGGATCTGGTATTCTTCGGCAAGGCAGCAAAGAAAGTGCATTCCTTCTTCCTTTTTCCGGAATTTTTTGCAAAAATGTTCCCGGTTTTTGATCGCTTCTTTGATAAATTGTTCGTTCATATCAATGCCTATGACTGACGCATTGGTTTTGTAATGAAGAAAAATGCCAACTCTACCCAAACCGCATCCAAAGTCAATAATGGTGTCATTTTCGTCGATGGTATAATGCTTCAATAATTCCTCCAGGGCGGAATAAGGGGTGGGCTCATAACGGTTGTAATGGGGGGATTGGTAAATGCCGTTTTTTATTCCGCAGGTTTCAATATGAAGAAATCGATCAAATTCCGCGTCGTTCATGATAATTTTCCCCCCAACTTTTTAAAAAATAACGGAACTTTCCGAACGGATCATTGGTTGAACGTTTATGAACATAGTATAATTGAATCAGCAATTGTTTTACATAGTGAGGAGAGCGCATATGTTAAAAAGTTTGTTTGGCCGGAAAAGCGAACCATTGAAAAACAGGGTGGAATTTTGCGTATCGAACGAAGCTTATGCCCATCCGGATGTTTATGATGTGTTGGAACAGCGGGAAGATGTCGTTGTGGAAGATTCGGGTTGCAATTCCTATTGTGAAATTTGCGAGTGTCATTATTATGCCCTTGTCAACGGCGAACCGGTTGTGGCGGACAGCGCCAAAGAATTGCTGGAGAAAATCGAGGAAGAATTGAGTTTAAATCCGATTAAATAGAAAAAAGTGTACGAAAATTGGCGGCCAATGAACCATGGATTGGCCGCTTTTTTTGATGGGCTTTGAACAATCCGCAAGTAACAGTTCAATCCTTTTTGCATATATCAAAGTGTGAACAAATCTTCTGCAACGGAGGGGAAGTTATGGGATATTATCCCGTGGGCTACGGATTTGAACAGCTCCTGATCGAAGCATTATATTTCTTCGGGATGTTTGTGATCGTCGCATCGATTGTCAGTGTTATTTACGGTTTCATTTATTCTTTTTTGTACGGAGTGGACGTTTAAGGGAGATCCTTAAGCGTTTTTTTAATTGAGAGTTTTGCAAAATTAGATTTTTATTAAAAAGAGTTTTAAAAGAAACCCAAATAAATTGGGGTATTTTGTATCTTTGGTTTACAAATATTCTGTTTGTCCTTTTTTGGGCGTACTTGCAGAATTTTTCGCTTTAAAAATTTTTTAAGCGGTTTGTTGCTTTTTACTCTCTTTTGCCATTGCGAGAGCTGAAACCAGTAATACGATGGCGTTCAAGTAAATATGAGTTTTTACTTTATCGATTCCCCACACATGCAGGGAGTTCGCTGTAAGATAACTTTTCATTCTTGAATTGCACCGTTCTACACTGGTTCGCTCATTGTAAAGTTCTTTCCAACGTTTGGAATCGCGGTGTGGATTAGAGTACCGGCGAAGATCCTTATTCACGTTAATTTTTACTACCATTCCATAGTTGGAGGATGAACAGGCTGCCATTCCTAATGGGCAATCCACTTTTCCGGTTGCGTGT includes:
- a CDS encoding rhodanese-like domain-containing protein; this translates as MPLKKITPEQLMQKMQRKEQLVVLDVRDQEKYNNFHIEGDNIQSINIHKKEIFGLEENKEKELPALPRGSEIIVTCTTGNSATKCATILAEQDYDVAVLEGGLTAWKEYLKMGNQKEK
- the epsC gene encoding serine O-acetyltransferase EpsC, with the protein product MKLDNWINEGVPNIANSLLDVHKSYFPIEQSIGFEGQEKIIKILKNFRKVLYPCFCDIYKDELRLETNIGNILRSTALDLKDIISKVLENSGESKPEEKAEEIVIDLVNKLPQIREILQTDIQAAYNGDPAALSLEEILFSYPSITAITIHRIAHELYEAGVPIIPRIMSEHAHSLTGIDIHPGAKIGEYFFIDHGTGVVIGETSTIGKNVKIYQGVTIGAKSFPLDEHGNPIKGIKRHPDIGDNVIIYAGATILGGDTKIGHDSIIGGNIWLTQSVPPYSRIYNSQPLPNIKQKKE
- a CDS encoding DUF1450 domain-containing protein, which gives rise to MKNRVEFCVSNEAYAHPDVYDVLEQREDVVVEDSGCNSYCEICECHYYALVNGEPVVADSAKELLEKIEEELSLNPIK
- a CDS encoding amino acid permease, with the protein product MKNQLFRKLPLDQLLNKQGTAHFNKSMNASDLIALGVGAVVGTGIFILPGTVAAEHAGPAIVFSFIFAAIVCAFSALCYSELSSAIPVAGSAYTYSYVIFGELIAWIIGWSLLLEYGLAVAAVATGWSAYFQSLIEGFGIHVPKALSGPLNPSEGTFINLPAIFIIVLLAAILSLGIRESNRLNKIMVFIKLGIILLFIFVGVFYVKPENWQPFAPFGFKGILTGAALVIFAYLGFDSVSSAAEEVKNPQRNMPIGIIGTLVICTILYVAVSLVLTGMVPYTELNVGNPVAYAMELANLDWVFGIISLGAVISMMTVIFVMMYGGTRLVYSFARDGMLPKVLSEIHPRLKIPLKNTWIYALFVSIFAGFIPIDKLAELVNIGTLVAFAAVSIGVIYVRKMKIPGLKDGFKVPLYPIVPILSFILCVFMITQLSSFTMFTCFIWMLIGLFVYFVYGRKHSILNK
- a CDS encoding YceI family protein, with the protein product MAKWVIDKAHSEIGFEVKHMMVSKVRGHFDSYDAEIEADDLTDLTNAKISFAFDVASINTKLEDRDNHLKSADFFDAEKYPKITFQSTEIKKTGDSEYEVTGNLTIKDVTKPVTFEVEFNGKGKNPWGVEVYGFEAETKINREDFGLTWNAVLETGGVLVGKDVKIKAELEVNPAN
- a CDS encoding methyltransferase domain-containing protein, producing the protein MNDAEFDRFLHIETCGIKNGIYQSPHYNRYEPTPYSALEELLKHYTIDENDTIIDFGCGLGRVGIFLHYKTNASVIGIDMNEQFIKEAIKNREHFCKKFRKKEEGMHFLCCLAEEYQIQPAENKFYFFNPFSLPIFMKVLHHIMRSTEEKKHTVDVILYYPSLDYLDYLNRYTPFEKLKEIPIPSLHEKVWSERFVIYRLQ
- the ltrA gene encoding group II intron reverse transcriptase/maturase; this encodes MLLNQILSRENMLQALKRVEQNKGSHGVDMMPVQNLRQHIVENWLSIKEAILKGTYEPMPVRRVEIPKPDGGVRLLGIPTVTDRLIQQAIAQVLSKVYDPTFSENSYGFRPNRSAHDAVRKAKEYIRDGHRWVVDMDLEKFFDKVNHDRLMGTLAKRIQDKPLLKLIRKYLQSGVMINGVVSSTLEGTPQGGPLSPLLSNIVLDELDKELERRGHKFVRYADDCNIYVKSKRAGLRTMASIQRFIEGKLRLKVNEKKSAVDRPWKRKFLGFSFTYHKEPKVRIAKESLKRMKNKVREITSRKMPYPMEYRIQKLNQYLVGWCGYFALADTKSIFLELDKWIRRRLRMCLWKNWKKPKTKTRNLIQLGVPQWQAYEWGNTRKSYWRISNSPILHRTLGNSYWRNQGLESLEARYENLRQ
- a CDS encoding PFL family protein, with the protein product MNFEIHEMLETIRMVRTENLDIRTVTMGINLRDCADSDFDKMKQKIYDKITHYAKDLKPTAEKVAKEYGIPIINKRIAVTPIADLLGNATKEQAVELAKTLDRAAVTLGIDFIGGYSALVHKGIAKGDQVLFDALPEALASTERVCASVSVGTTKAGINMDAVRQMGEIIKETAELTKEQSGLGCAKLVVFCNPVEDNPFMAGAFLGSGEGEVVLNVGVSGPGVVLNALKRYPDADLGEVAEIIKKTAFKITRAGELIGREVAKRLGVPFGIMDLSLAPTNAMNDSVAEILEEIGLERVGTHGTIAALALMNDAVKKGGAMASSYVGGLSGAFIPVSEDNGMIRGIEEGALSLSKLEAMTCVCSVGLDMIAITGDAPASTISAMIADEAAIGMINKKTTAVRVIPVPGAKEGDMVEFGGLLGRAPVIGVNPFSSDKIIRRGGRIPAPLQALGN
- a CDS encoding ACT domain-containing protein produces the protein MRKAIVSVIGKDQVGIIAKVTTVLADRNINILDISQTILQDFFTMMMVIDVTNLKDLESLQQELNELGKSIGVVITVQLEEIFRAMHRV
- a CDS encoding NADPH-dependent FMN reductase, whose translation is MTETTLNIGIILGSTREGRVSPQVGNWIKEIADNRKNAKFEIVDIDDYDLPFLGKAEPSDPRIVKWNEKLASLDGFIFIVAEYNHSITGALKNALDLAREVWNNKAAGIVSYGSVGGARAAEHLRGILGELAVADVRTHPAFSLFTDFENMTKFKPADHHKEVVDDMLDQLLKWTAALKTIRNNY